A genomic region of Zalophus californianus isolate mZalCal1 chromosome 1, mZalCal1.pri.v2, whole genome shotgun sequence contains the following coding sequences:
- the RAP2B gene encoding ras-related protein Rap-2b, translated as MREYKVVVLGSGGVGKSALTVQFVTGSFIEKYDPTIEDFYRKEIEVDSSPSVLEILDTAGTEQFASMRDLYIKNGQGFILVYSLVNQQSFQDIKPMRDQIIRVKRYERVPMILVGNKVDLEGEREVSYGEGKALAEEWSCPFMETSAKNKASVDELFAEIVRQMNYAAQPNGDEGCCSACVIL; from the coding sequence ATGAGAGAGTACAAAGTGGTGGTGCTGGGCTCGGGCGGCGTGGGCAAGTCCGCGCTCACCGTGCAGTTTGTGACGGGCTCCTTCATCGAGAAGTACGACCCCACCATCGAGGACTTCTACCGCAAGGAGATTGAGGTGGACTCGTCGCCGTCGGTGCTGGAGATCCTGGACACGGCGGGCACCGAGCAGTTCGCGTCCATGCGGGACCTGTACATCAAGAACGGCCAGGGCTTCATCCTCGTCTATAGCCTCGTCAACcagcagagcttccaggacatCAAGCCCATGCGGGACCAGATCATCCGCGTGAAGCGGTACGAGCGTGTACCCATGATCCTGGTGGGTAACAAGGTGGACCTGGAGGGCGAGCGAGAGGTCTCGTACGGCGAGGGCAAGGCCCTGGCCGAGGAGTGGAGCTGCCCCTTCATGGAGACGTCGGCCAAAAACAAAGCCTCGGTGGACGAGCTGTTCGCAGAGATCGTGCGGCAGATGAACTACGCGGCGCAGCCCAACGGGGACGAGGGCTGCTGCTCGGCCTGCGTGATCCTCTGA